In Bifidobacterium sp. ESL0745, one DNA window encodes the following:
- a CDS encoding phosphoketolase, translated as MTSPVIGTPWKKLGKPVSDEALEGVDKYWRTANYLSIGQIYLRSNPLMKEPFTRKDVKYRLVGHWGTTPGLNFLFGHINRLIADHQQNTVFIMGPGHGGPAGTSQSYLDGTYTEYYPNITKDETGLQKFFRQFSYPGGIPSHYAPETPGSIHEGGELGYALSHAYGAIMNNPSLFVPAVVGDGEAETGPLATSWQSNKLVNPRTDGIVLPILHLNGYKIANPSILSRIPDEELHEFFEGMGYEPYEFVAGFDDEDHMSIHRRFADMLEEVFDKICDIKAKAQTDDMDRPTYPMIIFRTPKGWTCPKYIDGKKTEGSWRAHQVPLASARDTEAHFQVLKGWLESYKPEELFDEKGAIRPEVTAFMPKGELRLGQNPNANGGRIREDLKLPDLDAYEVKGVKEFGHGWGQLEATRQLGNYTRDIIKMNPDSFRIFGPDETASNRLQAAYEVTNKQWDNGYLSEQTDEHMAVTGQVTEQLSEHQMEGFLEGYVLTGRHGIWSTYESFAHVIDSMLNQHAKWLEATVRHIPWRKPVASINMLISSHVWRQDHNGFSHQDPGVSSVLLNKTFNNDHVVAEYFPADANMLLAVAEKSFKSTNKINAIFAGKQPAATWQTLDEARAELEKGAAEWKWASTAKNNDEAQIVLASVGDVPTLETMAASEKLKEFGIKFKVVNVVDILKLQSPKDNDEALSDAEFTELFTADKPVLFAYHSYAHDIQSIIFSRPNHDNFNVHGYKEQGSTTTPYDMVRVNDMDRYELTAEVLRTLDADKYAHEIDKLEQFRKDAFQFAVDEGYDHPDYTGFVYSDVKNQDAKATAKAAMSTGSDNE; from the coding sequence ATGACTAGTCCTGTTATTGGCACCCCGTGGAAGAAGCTCGGCAAGCCGGTTTCTGATGAGGCTCTTGAAGGAGTCGACAAGTATTGGCGTACCGCCAACTATCTTTCCATCGGTCAGATTTATCTGCGTAGCAACCCTCTGATGAAGGAACCCTTCACCCGCAAGGACGTCAAGTACCGTCTCGTGGGTCACTGGGGCACCACCCCTGGCCTGAACTTCCTGTTCGGCCACATCAACCGTCTTATTGCTGATCACCAGCAGAACACCGTATTCATCATGGGCCCCGGCCACGGCGGCCCTGCAGGCACGTCGCAGTCCTACCTCGACGGCACCTACACCGAATATTATCCGAACATCACCAAGGATGAGACCGGACTGCAGAAGTTCTTCCGTCAGTTCTCCTATCCTGGCGGCATTCCTTCCCACTACGCACCGGAGACCCCGGGCTCCATCCATGAAGGCGGCGAACTCGGTTACGCGCTGAGCCATGCATACGGCGCCATCATGAACAATCCAAGCCTCTTCGTGCCCGCAGTGGTCGGCGACGGCGAAGCCGAGACCGGCCCGCTGGCGACCAGCTGGCAGTCCAACAAGCTTGTCAACCCCCGCACCGACGGCATCGTTCTGCCGATCCTGCACCTGAACGGCTACAAGATCGCCAACCCATCCATTCTTTCCCGTATCCCCGATGAAGAGCTCCACGAGTTCTTCGAGGGCATGGGCTATGAGCCTTACGAATTCGTCGCCGGCTTCGATGATGAGGACCACATGTCCATTCACCGTCGCTTCGCCGACATGCTCGAAGAGGTCTTCGACAAGATCTGCGACATCAAGGCAAAGGCGCAGACCGACGATATGGATCGTCCGACCTACCCGATGATCATCTTCCGCACGCCGAAGGGCTGGACCTGCCCGAAGTACATCGACGGCAAGAAGACCGAAGGTTCCTGGCGCGCTCACCAGGTGCCACTGGCCAGCGCCCGCGACACCGAGGCCCACTTCCAGGTCCTCAAGGGCTGGCTCGAATCCTACAAGCCGGAAGAGCTCTTCGATGAGAAGGGCGCCATCCGCCCCGAAGTCACCGCGTTCATGCCCAAGGGCGAACTGCGTCTGGGCCAGAACCCGAACGCCAACGGCGGCCGTATCCGCGAGGATCTGAAGCTCCCCGATCTCGACGCTTACGAAGTCAAGGGCGTCAAGGAGTTCGGCCACGGCTGGGGTCAGCTCGAAGCCACCCGTCAGCTGGGCAACTACACCCGCGACATCATCAAGATGAACCCGGATTCGTTCCGTATCTTCGGACCTGACGAAACCGCGTCCAACCGTCTGCAGGCCGCCTATGAGGTCACCAACAAGCAATGGGACAACGGCTATCTCTCCGAGCAGACCGATGAGCACATGGCCGTCACCGGCCAGGTCACCGAGCAGCTTTCCGAGCACCAGATGGAAGGCTTCCTCGAAGGCTATGTCCTGACCGGCCGTCATGGCATCTGGAGCACCTACGAGTCCTTCGCCCATGTGATTGACTCCATGTTGAACCAGCACGCCAAGTGGCTCGAAGCCACGGTTCGCCACATCCCATGGCGCAAGCCTGTCGCTTCGATCAACATGCTGATCTCCTCGCACGTGTGGCGTCAGGATCACAACGGATTCTCCCACCAGGATCCGGGCGTGAGCTCCGTGCTGCTCAACAAGACGTTCAACAACGATCACGTTGTGGCCGAGTACTTCCCCGCCGACGCCAACATGCTGCTGGCCGTCGCCGAGAAGTCCTTCAAGTCCACCAACAAGATCAACGCCATCTTCGCCGGCAAGCAGCCTGCCGCCACCTGGCAGACCCTTGACGAGGCTCGTGCCGAGCTCGAGAAGGGCGCAGCCGAATGGAAGTGGGCCTCCACCGCCAAGAACAACGACGAAGCGCAGATCGTACTCGCCTCCGTCGGCGACGTCCCCACGCTGGAGACCATGGCCGCCAGCGAGAAGCTCAAGGAATTCGGCATCAAGTTCAAGGTCGTCAACGTTGTTGACATCCTGAAGCTGCAGAGCCCCAAGGACAACGACGAGGCCCTTTCCGACGCCGAGTTCACCGAACTCTTCACCGCCGACAAGCCGGTTCTCTTCGCATATCATTCCTATGCCCACGACATCCAGTCCATCATCTTCAGCCGCCCGAACCACGACAACTTCAACGTTCACGGCTACAAGGAGCAGGGCTCGACCACCACGCCGTATGACATGGTGCGCGTCAACGACATGGACCGTTACGAGCTGACCGCCGAGGTGCTGCGCACCCTCGACGCCGACAAGTACGCCCATGAGATCGACAAGCTGGAGCAGTTCCGCAAGGACGCTTTCCAGTTCGCCGTCGACGAAGGATACGATCACCCGGATTACACCGGTTTCGTGTACTCCGACGTGAAGAACCAGGACGCCAAGGCGACCGCAAAGGCTGCCATGAGCACCGGTAGCGACAACGAGTGA